The stretch of DNA TTTAAAAGCCTTGATAATCTTAGCACGAACTGCCATAGCTTTCTTATAATAAATACTCTGTCTCTCTGCAGACAAGACATAGTTCCCTAAAAGGATCCTGCGCATGACCTCTTTGCCAAATCCTTGTACCCTTGACAAGTCATAGACTTGGCTAATGGTATCGGCTTTGGGAGAACGGAATCCATAACGGATCCCATCAAACCTTGCTAAATTCGTTGCAGCTTCCGCGGACGATAAAATGTAGTATATAGGTACACCATGACTGAGAATATCCAATTCTACATCTACAAGATGCGCTCCCTTTCCTTCAAAAATAGCTAGAGAAGAGAAGAAGTTATCCCTAACATCGTCACGTAGTCCCACTAAAAAGCTTCTAGGAATGCCAATTAGTTTAGGAACCTCGGTAGACAACTTACTCATAAAAGAGTCATGAAAAAACTCCCTTGATGTCGCATCTCTGGGATCTTTACCAGAAAAAACATCCATCATAAGAGCGATATCTTCCACAGCATTGGCTAAAGGACCGATTTGATCTAAGGAAGAGCCATGGGCTACAAGACCATAACGAGAAACAGCTCCGTAGGAAGGCTTAAAGCCAACAACACCACAAAATGCTGCGGGCTGACGGACGGATCCCCCTGTATCTGATCCTAAGGCTACAGGACAAAATCTAGCAGAAACTGCCGCAGCAGATCCTCCTGAACTCCCCCCAGGAACACGAGATAAGTCCCAAGGATTGTGGGTAGGATGAAAAGCAGAGTAGAGCGTTGTTCCTCCCATAGCAAACTCATCCATATTGAGTTTTCCTAGGATAATGCCATCTTCTTTTTCTATTCTTTCTACAACGGTAGCATTAAATGGGGCTTGATAATTTTCCAACATACGAGATGCGCACGTAGTATTCAAACCTGCAACATGAATATTGTCTTTAATTCCTAAAGGAACGCCTGCGAGTTTTCCTAAAGGCTCCCCACGCGCACGCTTCTCATCTATGATCCCTGCCTTTTCTAAAGCACGTTCCTTACATAAGGAGATAAATGCGCCTACTTGCTCTTCGGATTCTTCAATTCTATGAAGGAAATGTTGGGTCACTCCCGTTGCGGTAAGTTCCCCTAAAGTTATAGCTTTTGCTAAATCTACAGCACTATATTGATACATAATTTGTGGGACTCCCTTACTTGATTACCGCAGGAACTTTCACTAATCCTCCTAAAGATTCTGGAACATTACGTAAAAATTCCTCTTGATTGAAATCAGAGATCACCGCGTCTTCTCTCAAATCCTCAACATTCACTACATGCATTAAAAGAGGTTCGAATAAACCTATGTCATCAACATCTATGGAAATTGCTTCTTTCATAGAGACAATCACAGCGCTTAAAGAAGTCTGATATTCCTGGATAAGCTCTTCGGAGAGTTGTAATGCTGAGGCCTTTGCCAAAAGTAAAATTTCTTCCCTATCCAAACGAAATTGCTCCATGATACGTTATCCTAAATTGCAGCTTATGGAAATGTTCTCTTTTCTCAAGTCAAGTAAAGAAAAAATATCTCAACTTAAAAAATTGATGTTTTATTCTGAACTGTCTCTCTGCGATCATAAAAATCACAAGTTTTTTACAGTTCAAAAACTTCCTAACCAACTTAAACCTTTGTATTCAAAAAGTCAACGAGACAGAGAGATTTTAGCAAAGAAGTCTTTTGAAAAAAACAGTTTATTAAATTATAAAAAAGATTAAAAGATGGAATTAAGTATACATCACTTAGGAGAAAAGCAATGCTGGGCAAAATTATTCGAGGACTATCCTCTCTTGTTGTTATTCTTTCCGCATTGAACGTGGGAATTATAGGAATTACTCACAATAAATTAAATATTATTGCCAAGTTGTGTGGAGGCATTTCTACTCCCGCCACCCAAATTACCTATATTGTCATTGGAATCGCTGGTGTCATTTGCTTGCTAAGCTTTTGTCCCTTCTGCAGCAAGAAATCTCGATGTTCACAAGGAGAGAGCTGCTCTTCAGGAAGCTGCCACTCTCATCATTCTGACAAAAACTAGATATTTTCACCCTCAAGCATCTTCTTGAGGGTAGTTTTCTAAACAGATGCATAAGAATCACTCTGGTTTTCTCCTAATAATTCGTGATGGCGACTCAACTATATTCTGTAATCTTGATTTCTGATTTCATAGATTTATGAAAAACATTGTGCAATACATGTAGACAATCTGAGTCTAGATTCTCTAAACTGTTGAAGCATTATGGAAGAGTGGCAGAGTGGTCGAATGCGTCTGATTCGAAATCAGAAGTTCTCTTACAGGAACCAGGGGTTCGAATCCCTTCTCTTCCGATCTTATTTTAGTTTTTCTCTAACTAAAGTGAATAAGAGAAGAACATAGGATACTTTTAGAACGTCATGCGTTCCGTTCGGCTATCAATACAAGAGTATTCCCCAACCCAGTGATGCCTGCTAGCCTTTCCTCTTGACATAGCTTAACAGGGATTCATAATATTCATCGGAAAAATTATTACGAAGCTTCGACCATTGGATAGCAGCAAGTTGGGGATTGTAATTTTCTACACGCTGCTTTGCTGGAGTGTAGAGCATCCCTATGAAATAAATATTTGCTTTTTTACAAAAAGCATCAACGGAACGCAAGCGCTCTCGATTATGATCCACATAGATGATTTGGCTAGGGCAAGAAGTTATCCCACTTAGAAAAATTTCAAGAGCTTCGTCAATGCCCAAACCATGTTTCAGAGCTCCAACGAACAAAATATTCTTTTCTATAGCCATCACCTGTTCGGGTTTTTCCTTCGTCCTAGGTTGAGAGAGCCAACCATCTTCACAAATTGCTGGGCAGGAGGTAAAGTCTATGTTTAAAAAATGTAGAACTCGAAGAGTATTTTTTATCAAATGCACAGGTCTCTGAGAAATTCCTAATACCCAAGATCGTTTCAAAGACAAGCCTGTGAGTACATTCCTTAAGTTAGTGCTCATCAATTCATAATCGACAACAAAAGAAATACCCATCCACTCAAGAAATGCTTGTTCTTTGGCTTCCTCTTCAGAGAGTGTTGTCTTAAGGTCTGTTTCTCTATGGTACAGCCATGCAGACTGACCTATCATCTGTTTTGGAAAGACCACGGTATCTTCAATATTGAAACAGACCAAAGTTTTCTCTTTGGCAAACTTATGGACTGCCTGAACATCAGTAATTTCAATTACCACTGCTTCAATCGAAACTACTTTATATAGGCATAAAGCCAGTACAATAAAAAAATGCCATCCCATACAAAACCCCTAAAAAATGCAGAAATATGATTGTCTCGTGATTTTTTTAAGAAAATATTTTTAATATTTATTAAAAACCTCATTAAAACTGAAGTATAAGCTCATGATAGATAAAAAGGGCCCTAGGCACCCTCAGGGGGAAAGAGAATACATAGGGCTTGTTTGTACCAAACACGGTGTTAATTTGTTTTCGCAAGAGCATCTAAAGTAAGCTGTGCGACTTCATCCGAAATTATTTGTAAAGCCTCGGCTCCTTGGAGCTCTGCCGCCGTAGAGTAGGGATGAGCGTAAGAAAAAAGACTCTTTTGAGCAGGATAGTATACCAATCCTAAAAAGTTGATGCCCCAACCTATACAAGCAGCGCCAATAGCTTGGATTGCCTCAGGATCTTCTCCTAGAAAGATCATTTTTTTAGGAGAAAAGTTCAGTTGGGCAAATAGTTGACTTAAAGCATCAACGATTATAGTTTCTCCACAGAAAAGAATACCTCGATAAAAAAGAGATGCCTCTGAGGGGGCACTTTGTATCTTCAAAAGGTGACTTTCGGATGATATAGAGCGTCTTTCGAAATTTATATTCTGCTGAAGCAAACTATGCAAAGTAGCAGGAATTGCTGTTACACCAGAGGAGGAAACTCCCAATGTGAAGGCAGAGGAATTCATAAAAATAGCTTCTATTTGGTCTGGAATATTGCTCTCTAGGCAATCTTTTTTCCTGAAAATATCAATAACAAGAGCTTCTTCTTCTACACGTTCGTTACCCTGAGGTTCGTTGCCAAACGATTTAAATAACTGCCTACGTCTAGTTTCATACCATCCTGGGCTACCTAAGTAAGGATGCTGGAGAAGTCCACGATCCACATCGACACAAAATAGTGTACTTGCGTCTTCTTTTTCTAGATAAGAAGAGACTGTAGCAAAGGAATAAACAATCTCTATAGGAATCTTCTTTTTTTTTGGAGCTGCGTCTACAGAATTGAAGAAACTCAATATGACGCCTGCTGCTGTTACTACGCCAACACGTATTCTCTTTTTCTGGATTTTCAACATTTGTTTCCAACAGCATAATTTGCATAAACGTTATAGACTTTTTTTAAATAAAAGCAACAACAAAAGAACTTGAAACTATGCTTTGAGGGAGTTTTGGTCATTATCGACGGATAAAATAATCGAACCTTTAAAAGAAACTACAGCCTTGACGAACAGGGTTTTTGATACGTCCCCAATGGACGAGGGTGAGCTCTTTTAGGGAATAAATTTTTGTAAAATCATTCTCAAATACAAGAGAATTTTATCGGATTTGCCGTCCTAGGATTGTGGGTTTTTTATAAAATATTTTTTTGAATTTTATAGATTTTAAAAAAATTATTTTATAGCATTGCCTATTGCCCTAAGTTTAAACGAGGTAAAAGTAATGAAACAGTAGCTCTAGCCCAAAGTCTTGCTTTTACAGGTGCTCTAAACATCTTTTGAAATTTGAGATTTAAGCACCTCGTACTGTGCAACGAAAATCGGAATCCCCTCTTTCCCCTTCCAAATAGCATAGTTCAAACAGAGCACCCATATTCCTTCCCAACTCACAGAGTTCCTTTGAACTCTGTGAAAATTAAATAAATCTAAACATTTAGAGGTAATATTATGGTTTGCCCAAGCTGGTTATCGCATTTCCAAAATTGCAATTGTCAATGGACTGAAGTAACAACAGAAGAAGCTTTCGAGATGACACAAAATACAGGTGGTACAGATGAGGAACCAAGTACTAGTGGAACAAGTCCTTCTGGAAAAACTCCTCCTATAACTTCCCAACCAGGTAAAATAAAAAAAGTAGAAAAACATTTTCAGTTTTCTACAGGAAATGAAGATAGTACTCTACAAACGATTCGGGATGCAGGAGAATTGCTCGACTCAGTCATATCGCATAGACGAACACAAAGATGTAGTGCGTTTTGTTATGATACCTGCTCAAGCGGATGCGAAAGGCATTGTGGATCTTTTGGAAGATTTATTTGTGGAATTTATAATGCTTGTTGTTTGGACGAAGATAACTCCTTCGTAGACTTTATCCAAGAATGCGAAGCAAACTACGGTCCTATTGCCGTTGCCTTGGCTGCTAAAAACGATCAGTATAACTTAATGGAGCTCGCTGAAAATAACACCAAATTTACTGAGGAAGAAAAAAATGAATTTAGACAAAAGTGTGAGGAATCTAAAAGTCAACTCTACGGGACTATGCTAAATCTTACTCAAAGCTTTTTCTTCGAAGGAGTAGGGAGCATTCAACAACGCGCTCCAAACGATCCACTAATCGAAACCATGCTCCAGTTTATTGCTGGAAAGTCTTGGGAAACAATATTGAAAGAAGAAGGAGCTGGAGCATCTTCTTCTCCTCAACAAAGTCCTAATTGTTACATTTTAAGCATCTCTCCTCTGACGACTCAGCCCCGTCCATCCTGTCTACCAAAAGATGCTCGACGACCATCTTACGCAACTGCATATGGTAAAGGGGGGGGGAGTATATAGCGAAAGGATATAACAGCAAAGGAGTGATAAAACAGTTAGCGAAAATCAACGTATACAACCTAAAAACCAAGGAGAGTGCACCTCTTGGTCATACTAGTTTCATAGTCGAGAAAATGCTTAAAAGTTTTCTCTTATTTGCAGCAGGAAGTGGGTCTACACTGCTAACAAACTCAGGTGGAGGAGTATACTATAAAGATAAAGATTTTCTTGCTATACTCATTCTACTAATATTCGCGCTTGGCTATTGCCCTACAAATCCTGACACGACGGGTACGATTATAGAGGAGGAGGAGGAGACACTCATGCAGCTTTTTGCTCGACTACAATATGCCTATAAAACAGGGAATGCTGCACCACCATCTCCAAAAAAGAAACGTACACTATTGAAACAGATGAGTATGGATGATTCGCGTAATCTAGAAGAAGAAGCTCTCGCATGCCTCGCAAAATTCCCTCAAGAGGAGGATGATGATGATGATGATGAACCAGGTAGTCCATCTTATCAACAGCATATCCTTGAGTGCTCGGGTCATTTAACTAGTCTCTTTTTAGGTATGAAGGGTGAGCAAAAATAAAGTTCGCATTTTTTGCCGCGACGCTTTTATTCTATATGCTTGAAGAATTCCAAAGCTCA from Candidatus Chlamydia corallus encodes:
- the gatA gene encoding Asp-tRNA(Asn)/Glu-tRNA(Gln) amidotransferase subunit GatA — translated: MYQYSAVDLAKAITLGELTATGVTQHFLHRIEESEEQVGAFISLCKERALEKAGIIDEKRARGEPLGKLAGVPLGIKDNIHVAGLNTTCASRMLENYQAPFNATVVERIEKEDGIILGKLNMDEFAMGGTTLYSAFHPTHNPWDLSRVPGGSSGGSAAAVSARFCPVALGSDTGGSVRQPAAFCGVVGFKPSYGAVSRYGLVAHGSSLDQIGPLANAVEDIALMMDVFSGKDPRDATSREFFHDSFMSKLSTEVPKLIGIPRSFLVGLRDDVRDNFFSSLAIFEGKGAHLVDVELDILSHGVPIYYILSSAEAATNLARFDGIRYGFRSPKADTISQVYDLSRVQGFGKEVMRRILLGNYVLSAERQSIYYKKAMAVRAKIIKAFKMAFEKCEILAMPVCSTPAFKIGGIVDPTALYLQDIYTVAMNLAYLPAIAVPSGFSKEGLPLGLQLIGQQGQDQHVCQVGYSFQEHAQTKQLFSERYAKSAALGGR
- the gatC gene encoding Asp-tRNA(Asn)/Glu-tRNA(Gln) amidotransferase subunit GatC, which produces MEQFRLDREEILLLAKASALQLSEELIQEYQTSLSAVIVSMKEAISIDVDDIGLFEPLLMHVVNVEDLREDAVISDFNQEEFLRNVPESLGGLVKVPAVIK
- a CDS encoding DUF378 domain-containing protein; this encodes MLGKIIRGLSSLVVILSALNVGIIGITHNKLNIIAKLCGGISTPATQITYIVIGIAGVICLLSFCPFCSKKSRCSQGESCSSGSCHSHHSDKN
- a CDS encoding DUF2608 domain-containing protein, producing MGWHFFIVLALCLYKVVSIEAVVIEITDVQAVHKFAKEKTLVCFNIEDTVVFPKQMIGQSAWLYHRETDLKTTLSEEEAKEQAFLEWMGISFVVDYELMSTNLRNVLTGLSLKRSWVLGISQRPVHLIKNTLRVLHFLNIDFTSCPAICEDGWLSQPRTKEKPEQVMAIEKNILFVGALKHGLGIDEALEIFLSGITSCPSQIIYVDHNRERLRSVDAFCKKANIYFIGMLYTPAKQRVENYNPQLAAIQWSKLRNNFSDEYYESLLSYVKRKG
- a CDS encoding DUF2608 domain-containing protein; its protein translation is MLKIQKKRIRVGVVTAAGVILSFFNSVDAAPKKKKIPIEIVYSFATVSSYLEKEDASTLFCVDVDRGLLQHPYLGSPGWYETRRRQLFKSFGNEPQGNERVEEEALVIDIFRKKDCLESNIPDQIEAIFMNSSAFTLGVSSSGVTAIPATLHSLLQQNINFERRSISSESHLLKIQSAPSEASLFYRGILFCGETIIVDALSQLFAQLNFSPKKMIFLGEDPEAIQAIGAACIGWGINFLGLVYYPAQKSLFSYAHPYSTAAELQGAEALQIISDEVAQLTLDALAKTN